From Podospora bellae-mahoneyi strain CBS 112042 chromosome 3, whole genome shotgun sequence, the proteins below share one genomic window:
- a CDS encoding hypothetical protein (COG:U; EggNog:ENOG503NZ4W) → MDEVEERGPRRAHGGPYTSKHPVPTIRGYREHRAEIKQRQEQAAANEIEAIPTGDNNPDDPDDNTTHPAAGGIDPANGNTDLKSKGKRAYQSIKTIAKDEDQNSDKQTPYRSVNRHTIPQDEREALKQQSDADETSGQETATDGDDELETDPKEKSATETAAATISPKEKRKAMKKAHKGKKRRKGRKVTDPVTHLPVEIHDMTDGDLKAVGSDSGMSGLSSDDEGGDEELMQGLFPPPDLKHTKKELGRVYRKAVSVYGIAIGVILGLVVLGLGWGAVLEQRQNWTQSTFITATAVIAVTALATIGLAQGLSFWISKKVDQILEDQVWDADREQEMSLNNRSSDNLPESVAWLNSLLGSIWPLINPDLFASLVDTLEDVMQASLPKVIRMVSVDDIGQGSEGVRILGVKWLPTGKAAESVSHDDGDGEEEMEAEEGDFVNLELAFAYRAQKSGKTIKSKAKNAHLYLKFYLPGGLAVPVWVELKGLVGVMRFRLQLTPDPPFFELCTLTFLGQPRADISCVPLSKHNLNLMNVPLISGFVQSAMDAALAEYVAPKSLTLNLKDMLVGDDFKKDTVSRGVVAVHIDRARRFKEGDSGFGLIKPGSSDSYVSVSWGKFGKPVGSTRIIKSDQSPNWNEWIFVLVSPDEINAEETLRIQLWDSDKHTADDDLGKVEVTLKELMHGQDTRNKMCEREDDLHADDPDEKLPGQLKWSVGYFSKAHIQQCQLDRQTVDPSIRTVEDLKKKTKEQTKYKLRETLDAGSEEATDELAQQEVQDLKEMEDMMIISAPPPQGYPSGILSIQIHNITGLEVAKLNRDRSADSNSGGNQIEEEGEAGDGDAPDGYCTIILNHVQVYKTRTKPKNAHPFFNAGTERFIRDWKTAEVMISVRDSREGESDPLLGVVYLPLRKVFADRSQVMGTWPLAGGIGYGRVRISMVWRSVKLNMVKEIGTGWEYGTLEVKAPIKPAGGLDQELMKKWNKIKIKTKIGKEKMHFSSEIDAWRPKRQSKENVFVGVSNRYATSLVLEFQDTSKVMGEDAVALAVLWLGDIPDEEETTVRLKVWKGGKKHLKRARGCADYEGLEDGEEPFGEVELTVRLWRGLSGYHKHIGGKSSNKSSCIRSVLEVLDTVNDEKMIDYYDDSESGSDSSSDSESSSSSDSDFGEDGGQGAPRKGDPNEEAEKRKMLRKAGQDSTTEYSSEEDGPSGNGNPIKPVKKAKTKIKKRASSLVDGKDGSDDDGKRGPISQLQDYKRHHKQLHRKHRGVMQWKAARSVGWMADKVKDGKSKVQGLVHHSDKEQGIETEV, encoded by the coding sequence ATggacgaggttgaagaaCGCGGCCCCCGCCGCGCCCATGGCGGTCCATACACATCCAAACACCCAGTCCCGACCATTAGAGGATACCGTGAACACCGTGCTGAGATCAAGCAGCGCCAGGAGCAGGCCGCTGCCAACGAAATCGAGGCCATTCCCACAGGTGACAACAATCCAGACGACCCAGACGACAACACGACCCATCCAGCCGCCGGTGGCATCGACCCAGCAAACGGCAATACTGATTTAAAGTCTAAAGGCAAGCGAGCCTATCAATCCATCAAAACCATCGCCAAAGATGAGGATCAAAACAGTGACAAGCAAACGCCCTACCGGTCAGTCAATCGACACACCATCCCACAAGACGAAAGAGAGGCACTCAAACAGCAATCAGATGCCGATGAAACTTCCGGCCAAGAGACAGCAACTGACGGGGATGACGAGCTGGAAACTGATCCAAAGGAAAAGTCCGCAACAGAAACCGCGGCTGCGACTATCTCACCGAAAGAAAAGCGAAAAGCGATGAAGAAGGCACACAAGGGGAAGAAGCGAAGAAAGGGAAGAAAGGTTACCGATCCGGTGACGCATTTACCGGTGGAGATCCACGACATGACGGACGGGGATTTGAAAGCCGTGGGGTCGGACTCAGGGATGTCGGGGTTAtcaagtgatgatgagggtggagATGAGGAGCTGATGCAGGGACTGTTCCCGCCGCCGGACTTGAAGCACACGAAGAAGGAGTTGGGTAGGGTATACAGGAAGGCGGTGAGTGTCTACGGCATCGCCATTGGGGTGATTCtcgggttggtggtgttagGCCTAGGGTGGGGAGCGGTCCTTGAACAACGACAGAACTGGACACAGTCCACTTTCATCACAGCAACCGCCGTCATTGCAGTCACAGCTCTCGCTACCATCGGACTCGCGCAAGGTCTCTCATTCTGGATCTCGAAGAAAGTCGACCAAATTCTAGAAGATCAAGTTTGGGACGCGGATCGAGAACAAGAGATGTCGCTGAACAACAGATCATCCGACAATCTACCCGAGTCTGTTGCCTGGCTCAACTCGCTGCTCGGTTCCATTTGGCCACTCATCAACCCAGACCTATTTGCCTCCCTGGTCGATACACTGGAAGATGTCATGcaagcctccctccccaaagtCATCAGGATGGTGAGTGTGGATGACATCGGTCAAGGCAGCGAAGGTGTGCGCATCTTGGGTGTCAAATGGCTGCCCACGGGCAAAGCAGCCGAGTCAGTGAGCCATGacgatggggatggagaagaagaaatggaggccgaggaaggggattTTGTCAACTTGGAACTGGCATTTGCGTACCGGGCGCAGAAGTCGGGGAAGACGATCAAGTCCAAGGCAAAAAACGCCCACCTGTACCTCAAATTCTACCTGCCTGGTGGGCTGGCTGTGCCTGTTTGGGTGGAActgaaggggttggtgggtgtgATGAGGTTCAGGCTGCAGCTTACCCCTGATCCGCCATTCTTTGAGCTCTGCACTCTTACCTTCTTAGGGCAACCCAGGGCGGACATCTCTTGTGTACCGCTGTCGAAGCACAATCTCAACCTCATGAACGTGCCCTTGATCTCGGGATTCGTGCAGTCGGCTATGGATGCAGCATTGGCGGAATACGTTGCTCCCAAGTCACTGACGCTGAACCTCAAGGACATGCTTGTCGGGGACGACTTCAAGAAGGACACCGTCTCCAGGGGCGTCGTGGCGGTGCATATCGATCGGGCCAGGAGGTTCAAGGAGGGTGATAGTGGCTTCGGTTTAATCAAGCCCGGCTCCAGCGATTCGTATGTCTCGGTTTCTTGGGGAAAGTTTGGGAAGCCGGTTGGTTCGACGCGAATCATCAAGAGCGACCAATCGCCAAACTGGAACGAGTGGATATTTGTGCTGGTGTCGCCAGATGAGATCAACGCGGAGGAAACACTCAGGATTCAGCTCTGGGACTCGGACAAGCATACCGCCGATGACGATTTGGGAAAGGTGGAAGTGACTCTGAAGGAGTTGATGCACGGCCAAGACACGAGAAATAAGATGtgtgagagggaggatgacCTGCACGCGGACGATCCTGACGAGAAGCTGCCGGGGCAGTTGAAGTGGTCGGTGGGGTACTTTTCCAAGGCACATATCCAACAGTGCCAACTTGACCGACAAACCGTCGACCCATCGATTCGGACCGTTGAGGAtctgaagaagaaaaccaaGGAGCAGACAAAGTACAAGCTGAGAGAGACGCTTGACGCCGGCTCAGAAGAAGCAACGGACGAACTAGCCCAGCAAGAGGTACAGGATCTAAAAGAGATGGAAGATATGATGATCatctctgctcctcccccacaagGATATCCGAGCGGAATCTTGAGTATCCAGATTCACAACATCACGGGGCTGGAGGTGGCCAAGCTCAACCGCGACCGTTCGGCCGATTCAAATTCGGGCGGAAACCAgattgaggaagaaggggaagctgGGGACGGGGATGCACCCGACGGCTACtgcaccatcatcctcaaccatgTCCAGGTGTACAAGACCAGAACAAAGCCTAAAAATGCGCAtcccttcttcaacgccgGAACAGAGCGGTTTATCAGGGACTGGAAGACTGCCGAGGTTATGATCTCTGTCAGAGATAGCCGAGAAGGGGAGAGCGATCCTCTTTTGGGAGTGGTGTACCTGCCCTTGCGAAAGGTCTTTGCTGACAGGAGCCAAGTCATGGGAACATGGCCTCTTGCGGGTGGGATCGGCTATGGCCGTGTCAGGATCAGCATGGTCTGGAGGAGCGTGAAGCTGAACATGGTCAAGGAAATTGGGACCGGATGGGAGTATGGGACGCTGGAGGTCAAAGCACCCATCAAGCCTGCGGGTGGTTTGGATCAGGAGCTCATGAAGAAGTGGAACAAAATAAAGATCAAGACCAAGattggaaaggaaaagatgCACTTCTCTTCAGAAATTGACGCGTGGAGACCCAAGAGACAGAGCAAGGAGAATGTCTTTGTCGGCGTTTCGAACCGATATGCAACTTCGTTAGTGCTTGAGTTCCAGGATACGAGCAAGgtgatgggagaggatgCCGTTGCCTTGGCTGTCTTGTGGCTGGGAGACATCcccgatgaggaggagacgacTGTCAGGCTCAAAGTCTGGAAGGGCGGTAAAAAGCACCTGAAGCGGGCTAGGGGGTGTGCCGATTATGAAGGACTGGAGGACGGTGAAGAGCCTTTCGGTGAAGTGGAGCTGACGGTCAGGTTGTGGAGAGGACTGAGCGGTTATCACAAGCATATTGGAGGAAAGTCGAGCAACAAGTCATCATGTATCAGGAGCGTGCTGGAAGTCTTGGACACGGTGAATGACGAGAAGATGATTGACTATTATGATGACTCAGAGTCAGGGTCTGATTCCTCCTCAGACTCAGAGTCGTCTTCCAGCTCAGATTCGGACTTTGGGGAAGACGGCGGTCAGGGTGCACCACGAAAGGGAGATCCAAATGAGGAAGCTGAGAAGCGAAAGATGCTTCGCAAGGCGGGCCAGGATAGTACGACTGAGTACTCttcagaagaagacggaCCGTCGGGAAATGGAAACCCCATCAAGCCTGTCAAGAAGGCAAAAACAAAGATCAAGAAGCGAGCGTCATCGTTGGTGGATGGAAAGGACGGcagcgatgatgatgggaaacGGGGGCCGATTTCTCAGCTGCAGGACTACAAGAGGCATCACAAGCAGCTTCACCGCAAACACAGAGGTGTCATGCAGTGGAAGGCCGCTAGGTCGGTGGGTTGGATGGCGGACAAGGtcaaggatgggaagagCAAAGTTCAGGGGCTCGTGCATCATAGTGATAAGGAGCAGGGGATTGAGACCGAGGTGTAG
- a CDS encoding hypothetical protein (EggNog:ENOG503NZ13): MANMFADPEIVKLWNEAVAAHREKTKVDLESTANKEKTTIFVSFWNSLRPKKISSLVSTKGTKHQDHDDDEKPIKPEQQQVDELVDKLTAEHEQFQSLRNDGGKIDKIRHGLGKFASAMAGVGPVLERLAEDTPAAIVAVAFTHIMTSFTEVSADLDLIQNLFVIMRSFAERLGLLKRVPEEQRFRNLILKTFTHMLEFCTRAHMRLKKDQYRVKEWAKALFRGQDNELKEAYDRVVTAIDDMGSAIVAQTLASVLDFEDKTERMLQRGFSRMDSGFRRVNSGLSVVLSNQRYESQRGQRRDEEQRGFREEIRQHNDRIFNILVGKNAKSTGSSDARRYNSLAIITKSLFTGAEELIQQRWVKMEREFVKNTFAWFNDDFEKLKTMDGGVWYIGGESGMGKSFFSFAIYSRLALEFENDPFTSVASFIFDENFEKLERVDNVLYFCSAQIASTDNSYRQHIQSLVDDDEKGEWKRDAWDKLYGSTFAKTATKGRRLYLVLDGIDQLENDQLSRLSRYIKQATGLRITFVISGTLDLKRRLPRVDHTITLDQAVLSGDFKLLTESRVELYPGLVGLRSSLKRKLCSAMEMSADSFFYVNYMLRQLNTMKIASLIESSLRPVALPKNTDAIYHQLFQECEQYYTNINEKRALGYLFIWLAYSYDRVSLDAAQKLVDLVLVAVLGDRKLHLDIKTEILGRLAKILSFSEPEDNTLYPESPEVDDDNNDGIPRFPNRKETTVPEVLVSFQQHSLRDYFIRRHDPATSSDLQPTEHQARLMMFKLTTTILTTPKAAQSPSLVSVASKYAFYHLVEAQPLNSPGEVKAVAEDLYALLGCGDGALRTIEGQFEFQQDSEDVEDFCSIFGFTRDEVNEVVAALLAVGSQVSKLPAQHQLSEKASHWVSSTLRNSDSIFITVAMGHVRNWLDSDKTVTSSKAFAGFRFAHVALCSLTAPALRRLIQGPQLKLKRGEIDSGVNIWPDEDFEAVATIGRYPQPLGPQEYKQISKALHYDLRNMGAQRAAEKGLKLAKDSRDIFDLRYRIARARFDEWVYPEHESSGPGVTPEAVLAAWNLCLSDIPPVDPKDQPFKNMLNAAYQMKARVESTLDAHHRDALASMQMAGTFQTTESCTRVFEELVVAFGDKKLYAEIIQLLKALSEWSNPLTIRCTDVTHRHIHRAAMATDEKSFVRKLYVEAASSDTLAEDTSTEESDIRIWLSLFDRFVMNEPRKAQNQLLKLVQNPPSKISFFASERAARHLADIYLEEFRISRSLSYKLGVLTDMESTVVQMLKDRLGLEFKPKLSKTSTVVLAVMRRKVGPAEQFYNDLNDSFEACCQALTDGTEVNDAPSLRLLAKVLSVLVLPPPGRIGESLLKEDAQVALSCQFYLLPSAGGVSTERPSQQQVTKVDRALSSKRITSPKGTNSPRRMDSPKRTVSPAKATVPVQKPEGKYAFNKSAGLECAMCSKILTDFSQGKVYTCVYCTNVDLCEECYRVRESHYDTARILENGDVISPSAAGLNGKAGVIAKRPVNDYVEVCPWGHMLVESPVKGWKGVRKDGVLEYGGEEIKFSDWLEGLKGRWERAWWRYWREVEQ, translated from the exons ATGGCCAATATGTTTGCGGACCCCGAAATAGTCAAGCTCTGGAACGAAGCAGTCGCTGCACACCGCGAAAAAACCAAAGTCGACTTGGAGAGTACGGCCAACAAGGAGAAAACCACCATCTTTGTTTCCTTTTGGAACAGCCTTCGACCAAAGAAGATATCATCACTGGTTTCTACAAAGGGCACCAAGCACCAAGatcacgacgacgacgaaaaGCCCATTAAACCAGAGCAACAGCAAGTCGACGAGTTGGTCGACAAACTCACAGCCGAACATGAGCAATTCCAGTCGCTTCGCAATGATGGCGGGAAGATCGACAAGATTCGGCATGGCCTGGGGAAATTTGCCTCGGCCATGGCTGGCGTCGGTCCGGTCCTTGAAAGGCTTGCCGAAGACACGCCCGCAGCGATAGTTGCCGTCGCATTTACACACATCATGACCTCCTTCACCGAGGTGTCAGCCGATCTTGACCTCATACAAAATCTTTTCGTGATAATGAGGTCCTTTGCTGAGAGACTAGGACTCCTTAAGAGAGTGCCGGAGGAGCAGCGGTTCCGCAACTTGATCCTCAAGACTTTCACCCACATGCTGGAGTTCTGCACCCGAGCCCACATGCGCCTCAAGAAGGACCAGTATCGAGTCAAAGAATGGGCGAAGGCTCTGTTCCGAGGACAAGATAATGAGCTCAAAGAAGCCTATGACCGAGTCGTCACAGCCATTGACGACATGGGTTCCGCCATCGTCGCCCAGACTTTGGCTTCGGTGCTTGACTTTGAGGACAAGACCGAGAGGATGCTCCAGCGGGGCTTTTCCCGGATGGACAGTGGTTTCAGAAGGGTAAACAGCGGTCTATCTGTAGTCCTGAGCAACCAGCGCTACGAGTCGCAGCGCGGACAGAGGCGAGACGAGGAGCAACGCGGTTTCCGGGAAGAGATCCGCCAGCACAATGATAGAATCTTCAATATTCTTGTGGGAAAGAACGCCAAGTCGACTGGCAGCTCCGACGCTAGGAGATAcaactccctcgccatcatcacaaaaTCATTATTTACTGGCGCCGAAGAGCTAATCCAGCAGAGATGGGTGAAAATGGAGAGAGAGTTCGTCAAGAATACATTTGCTTGGTTTAATGACGACTTTGAGAAATTGAAAACCATGGACGGCGGCGTGTGGTACATTGGTGGAGAGTCCGGCATGGGAAAAAGCTTTTTCTCTTTCGCTATCTACTCCCGTCTCGCCCTGGAGTTCGAGAACGACCCGTTCACATCTGTGGCGTCATTCATCTTCGATGAGAACTTTGAGAAACTGGAAAGAGTGGATAATGTGCTTTACTTCTGTTCAGCCCAGATCGCCTCAACGGACAACAGCTATCGCCAGCACATTCAGAGCTtggttgacgacgacgagaagGGAGAGTGGAAGAGGGATGCCTGGGACAAGTTGTACGGCTCAACATTCGCAAAAACTGCTACAAAAGGCAGGCGGCTTTATCTCGTCTTGGACGGAATCGACCAACTGGAGAACGATCAGCTTAGTCGTCTTTCCCGCTACATCAAACAAGCCACAGGATTGCGTATCACCTTTGTGATTTCCGGTACCCTGGATTTGAAGAGACGCCTTCCCAGAGTTGACCACACAATCACGCTAGATCAAGCGGTCTTGTCTGGTGACTTCAAACTGCTGACAGAGTCCCGTGTCGAGCTATACCCAGGGCTTGTGGGACTTCGATCCTCACTCAAACGCAAGCTCTGCTCGGCGATGGAAATGTCTGCCGACTCATTCTTCTACGTCAACTACATGCTTCGGCAACTCAACACGATGAAGATTGCGTCTTTGATAGAAAGCTCGCTCAGGCCAGTTGCGCTTCCCAAGAATACCGATGCTATCTACCATCAACTATTTCAGGAATGTGAGCAATACTACACAAACATCAACGAGAAGAGGGCATTGGGCTATCTTTTTATCTGGCTTGCGTACTCGTACGATCGTGTGAGCCTTGATGCTGCGCAGAAACTTGTCGACTTGGTACTCGTTGCTGTGCTCGGCGACAGGAAGCTCCATTTGGACATCAAGACTGAGATCTTGGGAAGATTAGCAAA AAttctctccttctcagaACCCGAGGATAACACCCTGTACCCTGAAAGTCCTGAAgttgacgacgacaacaatgATGGTATCCCTCGTTTTCCcaacagaaaagaaaccacCGTACCGGAAGTGCTGGTAAGCTTCCAACAACACTCACTGCGAGACTATTTTATTAGACGTCATGATCCCGCAACGAGTAGTGACTTGCAGCCCACAGAGCATCAGGCGCGCCTCATGATGTTCAAACTAACCACAACCATACTCACCACTCCAAAGGCGGCACAAAGCCCATCCCTTGTCTCCGTGGCATCGAAATACGCCTTTTATCACCTGGTCGAAGCACAGCCCTTGAACTCACCCGGGGAAGTCAAAGCAGTGGCTGAGGACCTATACGCTCTTCTCGGCTGCGGCGATGGTGCATTGAGAACAATCGAAGGCCAATTCGAGTTTCAGCAAGACTCGGAAGATGTTGAGGACTTTTGCAGCATCTTTGGCTTCACGAGGGATGAAGTCAACGAGGTCGTCGCTGCCCTCTTGGCGGTTGGCTCACAAGTGTCTAAACTACCAGCCCAACATCAGTTGTCTGAGAAGGCGTCACATTGGGTCAGTTCCACTTTGAGGAACAGCGACTCAATCTTCATCACAGTTGCCATGGGGCATGTGCGGAACTGGTTGGACAGTGACAAGACTGTTACTTCCAGTAAAGCTTTTGCGGGTTTCCGCTTTGCGCATGTGGCTCTCTGTTCGCTCACGGCACCGGCTCTCCGAAGACTGATCCAAGGGCCGCAACTAAAGCTGAAAAGAGGAGAGATTGACTCGGGGGTCAACATATGGCCGGATGAAGACTTTGAGGCAGTGGCGACTATCGGCCGTTACCCGCAACCGCTTGGTCCACAAGAATACAAACAGATCTCCAAGGCCCTTCACTACGATCTCCGCAACATGGGCGCACAGAGGGCGGCAGAGAAAGGCCTCAAACTGGCCAAAGATTCTCGTGACATCTTCGACCTCCGCTATCGCATCGCTCGTGCCAGGTTCGATGAGTGGGTGTATCCTGAACACGAAAGCAGCGGCCCGGGGGTGACACCGGAAGCTGTTCTGGCTGCTTGGAACCTCTGTCTCAGTGATATCCCGCCTGTTGATCCAAAAGACCAACCTTTCAAGAACATGCTCAACGCAGCCTACCAAATGAAGGCACGCGTAGAAAGCACCCTGGACGCTCACCACCGAGATGCGCTCGCCTCCATGCAGATGGCAGGCACTTTCCAAACCACCGAGTCTTGCACGCGCGTGTTTGAAGAACTCGTCGTGGCCTTCGGTGATAAGAAGCTCTACGCTGAGATTATCCAGCTTCTCAAGGCTCTCTCCGAATGGTCCAACCCTCTCACCATCCGCTGCACGGATGTAACACACCGCCATATCCACCGCGCCGCCATGGCCACCGACGAAAAGTCTTTTGTCCGGAAGCTCTACGTCGAAGCCGCCTCTTCAGATACCCTAGCCGAAGACACGTCAACAGAGGAATCTGACATCCGAATCTGGCTCTCCCTGTTTGACCGTTTCGTCATGAACGAGCCGCGCAAGGCCCAGAACCAGCTGCTCAAGCTTGTCCAGAATCCGCCCAGCAAGATCTCGTTCTTTGCCTCAGAAAGGGCGGCAAGACATCTGGCAGACATCTACCTCGAGGAGTTCCGCATATCCCGCAGCTTGTCCTACAAGCTAGGTGTCCTGACGGACATGGAGAGCACGGTCGTCCAAATGCTCAAAGACAGGCTAGGTCTGGAGTTCAAGCCCAAGCTTTCCAAGACGAGCACCGTTGTATTGGCGGTCATGCGCCGCAAGGTTGGGCCGGCGGAGCAGTTCTACAACGATCTCAACGATAGCTTTGAGGCGTGCTGCCAGGCTCTGACTGATGGAACTGAGGTCAACGACGCCCCTAGTTTGAGGCTGCTGGCAAAGGTGCTTTCGGTGCTGGTGCTACCGCCACCAGGCAGAATCGGAGAGAGCCTGTTGAAGGAGGACGCGCAGGTTGCGTTGAGCTGCCAGTTTTATTTGCTGCCTTCTGCCGGTGGAGTCAGTACTGAGCGGCCGTCCCAGCAGCAAGTTACCAAAGTCGACAGGGCGCTGTCATCAAAGAGGATAACGTCACCAAAGGGAACAAACTCGCCCAGGAGGATGGACTCGCCGAAGCGGACGGTCTCGCCGGCCAAGGCTACTGTTCCGGTGCAAAAGCCAGAGGGGAAATACGCATTCAACAAGTCTGCGGGCTTGGAGTGCGCCATGTGCAGCAAGATCCTGACCGACTTTTCACAGGGGAAGGTTTACACGTGTGTTTACTGCACCAATGTGGATTTATGTGAGGAATGCTACCGGGTGAGGGAGAGCCACTACGACACCGCGCGGATTCTCGAGAATGGTGATGTTATCTCGCCCTCGGCAGCTGGTCTGAACGGCAAGGCGGGAGTAATTGCAAAGAGGCCAGTGAACGACTATGTCGAGGTCTGTCCTTGGGGCCATATGCTGGTTGAGTCACCtgtgaaggggtggaagggtgTGCGTAAGGATGGTGTATTGGAGtatggtggggaggagatcAAATTTAGTGATTGGCTGGAAGGGTTAAAGGGACGGTGGGAGAGGGCCTGGTGGCGGTATTGGAGGGAGGTTGAACAGTGA
- a CDS encoding hypothetical protein (EggNog:ENOG503NUSR; COG:C): protein MDSSKPQYSLRRVGHPFTKDYQVYFERNADKIAVSPFHDIPLHHDEARNVFNMVVEVPRWTNAKFEISRGKSMNPITQDTLDGNPRFTRSCFPYKGYIWNYGALPQTWEDPHYTDPDTDAKGDNDPIDACEIGRAIAKTGDVKQVKILGVLGLLDEGETDWKLIVIDVTDPLADKLHDISDVEKHLPGLLDATRDWFRIYMVPNGYPPNEYALEGKFMDKAYALKVVKECSEAWRRLVHGKVEKGGISLHNTTLSGTPGKLDPKDVGLPADENLSPAPVPQELEEWFYVDRERLEDDKKLVHGGDSLCITLDLA, encoded by the exons ATGGACTCGTCCAAACCACAATACTCGCTCCGCCGAGTCGGCCACCCCTTCACCAAGGACTACCAGGTCTATTTTGAGCGCAATGCCGACAAAATCGCTGTTTCTCCATTCCATGACATCCCACTGCATCACGATGAAGCCCGGAACGTGTTCAATATGGTGGTTGAAGTGCCAAGATGGACGAATGCCAAGTTTGAG ATATCAAGAGGCAAGAGCATGAACCCCATCACACAAGACACCTTGGATGGAAACCCACGATTCACGAGAAGTTGCTTTCCTTACAAAGGGTACATATGGAACTATGGTGCTCTTCCTCAG ACATGGGAAGACCCGCACTACACAGACCCCGACACTGATGCCAAGGGTGATAATGATCCCATCGACGCCTGTGAGATCGGCCGTGCGATAGCGAAAACTGGAGACGTCAAACAAGTGAAGATTCTTGGAGTCCTAGGCCTGCTGGATGAAGGCGAGACAGACTGGAAGCTGATTGTTATCGATGTGACTGACCCGTTGGCCGACAAATTGCACGACATTAGCGACGTAGAGAAGCATCTGCCGGGACTGTTGGATGCGACAAGAGACTGGTTTAGGATCTATATGGTTCCTAATGGGTACCCTCCGAATGAATATGCGTTGGAAGGCAAGTTCATGGACAAGGCCTACGCCCTCAAGGTTGTGAAGGAGTGCAGTGAGGCGTGGAGAAGATTGGTGCATGGGAAggttgagaaggggggtATCTCACT CCACAACACAACTCTGTCAGGCACACCTGGAAAGTTGGATCCCAAGGATGTCGGTTTGCCGGCTGATGAGAATCTCTCTCCTGCGCCGGTTCCGCAAGAATTGGAGGAGTGGTTCTATGTTGACCGAGAAAGACTTGAAGATGACAAGAAACTCGTGCATGGGGGTGATAGCTTGTGCATTACATTGGACCTGGCATAG